A genomic segment from Lujinxingia sediminis encodes:
- the ffh gene encoding signal recognition particle protein — MFDVVAKGFRDVRMRFEGKRELTEENIDEALKDIRRSMLEADVNFRIAKDFIGRVKDKALGEVVKVKAKGSQGKMEVSPGDHFVKICHDELEALMGPVDSSIVFANPRVGPTKIMMVGLQGSGKTTTTGKLAKLLMDQHGKKPLLVGADVYRPAAIEQLRVLGEQLGVPVHAVEGGDPVKVCNDAVALAKEKDRDVILFDTAGRLAVDDVLMNELEQIVSTTTPENIFLVADAMIGQDAVNTAKEFNSRLEIDGFIMTKLDGDARGGAALSIKEVTGKPIKFIGVGEKLDDLEEFRPEGLANRILGFGDVMGLMNKFERSLSEEDAQRAEKDAMRMLSGEFDFNDFYNQLEQISKLGSMNELMEMMPFFGGGMPADANIDDSELSKIRAIIQSMTTREKKDPDLLTRQPGRVRRIAKGSGSDKEKVEQVIQQFNMMRGMMQQFSSMGGGGLLGKIPGLKQLNQLRGMKDMDMSSILGDLMGGAGGGGGPGGGLSGLPGFDGPNLPPGYSPPGGRLLGSSKGTKSKSLSANKRKRKRRTVKQARKKNKK, encoded by the coding sequence ATGTTTGACGTTGTCGCGAAAGGCTTTCGTGACGTCCGTATGCGCTTTGAAGGCAAGCGCGAACTCACCGAAGAGAACATCGACGAGGCGCTCAAAGACATCCGCCGCTCCATGCTGGAGGCCGATGTCAACTTCCGCATCGCCAAAGACTTCATTGGTCGCGTCAAAGACAAGGCCCTCGGCGAGGTCGTGAAGGTCAAGGCCAAAGGCAGCCAGGGCAAGATGGAGGTCTCCCCCGGCGACCACTTCGTCAAGATCTGCCACGACGAGCTCGAAGCTCTGATGGGTCCGGTCGACAGCTCCATCGTGTTTGCCAACCCGCGCGTCGGACCGACCAAGATCATGATGGTCGGCCTGCAGGGTTCCGGTAAGACCACGACCACCGGCAAGCTCGCCAAACTTCTGATGGACCAGCACGGCAAGAAGCCCCTTCTGGTCGGCGCCGACGTCTACCGCCCGGCGGCGATCGAGCAGCTGCGCGTCCTTGGCGAGCAGCTCGGAGTGCCGGTACACGCCGTCGAGGGCGGCGATCCGGTCAAGGTGTGCAACGATGCGGTCGCCCTGGCCAAAGAAAAGGATCGCGACGTGATCCTCTTCGATACCGCCGGCCGCCTGGCCGTCGACGACGTGCTCATGAATGAGCTCGAGCAGATCGTCTCGACGACCACGCCCGAAAATATCTTCCTGGTTGCCGATGCCATGATCGGCCAGGACGCGGTCAACACCGCCAAAGAATTCAACAGCCGCCTGGAGATCGACGGCTTCATCATGACCAAACTCGATGGCGATGCCCGCGGCGGCGCGGCGCTCTCCATCAAAGAGGTCACCGGCAAGCCGATTAAGTTCATCGGTGTGGGTGAGAAGCTCGACGACCTCGAGGAGTTCCGCCCCGAGGGCCTGGCCAACCGCATCCTGGGGTTCGGCGATGTGATGGGCCTGATGAACAAGTTCGAGCGCTCGCTCAGCGAAGAAGATGCCCAGCGTGCCGAGAAGGATGCCATGCGCATGCTCTCTGGCGAGTTCGACTTCAACGACTTCTACAACCAGCTCGAACAGATCTCGAAGTTGGGCTCGATGAACGAGCTCATGGAGATGATGCCCTTCTTCGGCGGCGGCATGCCCGCCGACGCCAACATCGATGACAGCGAACTCTCCAAAATCCGCGCCATCATCCAATCGATGACCACCCGCGAAAAGAAGGACCCGGATCTCTTGACCCGTCAGCCCGGCCGTGTGCGCCGCATCGCCAAAGGCTCCGGTAGCGACAAGGAGAAGGTCGAGCAGGTGATCCAGCAGTTCAACATGATGCGCGGCATGATGCAGCAGTTCAGCTCGATGGGCGGCGGCGGTCTTCTGGGCAAGATCCCCGGACTCAAGCAGCTCAACCAGCTCCGCGGCATGAAAGACATGGACATGAGCTCGATCCTGGGCGACCTGATGGGCGGTGCCGGCGGAGGTGGTGGCCCCGGTGGCGGCCTCAGTGGTCTTCCCGGCTTCGACGGCCCGAACCTCCCGCCGGGCTATTCGCCCCCGGGCGGGCGTCTGCTCGGCAGCAGCAAAGGCACCAAGAGCAAGTCGCTCTCGGCCAACAAGCGCAAGCGTAAGCGCCGCACCGTCAAGCAAGCTCGCAAGAAGAACAAGAAGTAA
- a CDS encoding NAD(P)H-dependent oxidoreductase, with product MPDILVIDAHPDPSPQRFGHALAEAYADEIRGGGAPVRVLRLSDLSFDPVLRDSRDIPQPWEPDLHDAMEAIAQSRWVTLVFPTWWAGPPALLKGFIDRVMLPGVAYRHEGKALPTGLLAGRGARIVTTMDAPSWWYTLAHRRSVHGSMIQGTLRYVGFGPVRDTTVYTLRELSEEQREQKLRQVRIAARKDLARARTCQPVYDEVLADALAMRAPRAEGALASAQHSF from the coding sequence ATGCCTGACATTCTCGTGATCGATGCCCACCCCGACCCCTCACCGCAGCGCTTCGGACATGCGCTGGCCGAAGCCTACGCCGACGAGATCCGTGGTGGCGGGGCCCCGGTACGCGTACTTCGGTTGAGCGATCTGAGCTTTGATCCTGTGCTGCGCGATAGCCGCGACATCCCCCAGCCCTGGGAGCCGGACCTGCATGACGCCATGGAGGCCATCGCCCAATCGAGGTGGGTGACCCTGGTGTTTCCCACCTGGTGGGCCGGGCCGCCCGCGTTGCTCAAGGGGTTCATCGACCGGGTGATGTTGCCGGGCGTCGCGTATCGCCATGAGGGGAAGGCGTTGCCCACGGGGCTGCTGGCAGGTCGAGGCGCCAGGATCGTGACCACCATGGATGCGCCGAGCTGGTGGTACACGCTGGCCCATCGCCGATCGGTGCATGGCAGCATGATTCAGGGGACGCTGCGCTACGTCGGGTTCGGGCCGGTTCGGGATACGACCGTGTACACGTTGCGAGAACTCTCGGAGGAGCAACGCGAGCAGAAGTTGCGTCAGGTGCGCATCGCCGCGCGCAAGGACCTGGCTCGCGCGCGTACCTGTCAGCCGGTCTACGATGAGGTGCTCGCTGACGCGCTGGCGATGCGGGCCCCCCGGGCTGAGGGAGCGCTGGCGAGCGCGCAACACTCCTTTTGA
- a CDS encoding outer membrane protein assembly factor BamD, translating to MLRRILSQPPLIARLLALGLLTTAPLGCASAPEQQQELSYSDQAEAYFQAGEQRFERRDYLEAMRLYNTVRNQFPYSRWAALAHLRIADAYFEQDQNASAVEQYRAFIQLYPRHESVEYAHWRIALSFHEQMPSDFFVLPPAYERDLSSTRDAVREMRIFLQRYENSEYAPEARRLMREAQRRLADYEFYVATYYLERDNPRAAAGRLTHLLRNFAGLGLDPEALFLLGKAYLQLDEPGRALTAWTDLIEVHPQHPRAAQARKLLQERGLHQGDDAPQEQGG from the coding sequence ATGTTGCGCCGCATCTTGTCTCAACCGCCCCTGATCGCTCGCCTCCTGGCGTTGGGATTGCTCACGACGGCTCCTCTTGGCTGCGCGAGCGCTCCGGAGCAGCAGCAGGAACTCTCGTACAGCGATCAGGCCGAGGCTTACTTTCAGGCCGGGGAGCAGCGTTTTGAGCGCCGCGACTACCTCGAAGCGATGCGCCTCTATAATACCGTGCGCAATCAGTTTCCCTACAGCCGTTGGGCGGCGCTGGCGCACCTGCGCATCGCCGACGCGTATTTTGAGCAGGATCAGAATGCCTCGGCGGTCGAGCAGTATCGGGCGTTTATTCAGCTCTATCCGCGCCATGAGAGCGTGGAGTACGCCCACTGGCGTATCGCGCTCTCCTTCCATGAGCAGATGCCCTCGGACTTCTTTGTGCTGCCGCCCGCCTACGAGCGTGATTTAAGCTCGACGCGCGACGCTGTGCGCGAGATGCGCATCTTTTTGCAGCGTTACGAAAACTCCGAGTATGCCCCTGAAGCCCGCCGGTTGATGCGTGAGGCCCAGCGGCGTCTGGCCGACTATGAGTTTTACGTCGCGACGTATTACCTGGAGCGCGATAACCCCCGGGCGGCCGCCGGGCGGCTGACCCATTTGCTGCGCAACTTTGCCGGGCTGGGGCTCGACCCGGAAGCGCTCTTCTTGCTGGGCAAAGCCTACCTGCAGCTCGATGAGCCCGGCCGAGCGCTCACCGCCTGGACGGACCTCATTGAGGTGCACCCGCAGCACCCGCGGGCAGCCCAGGCCAGGAAGCTCCTCCAGGAGCGCGGACTTCATCAGGGAGATGATGCGCCGCAAGAGCAGGGCGGCTGA
- the smpB gene encoding SsrA-binding protein SmpB: MSDAIKNITRNRKAYHDYFVDDELEAGMVLLGSEVKSLRQGKVNLTDAYARFDKGELYLVNAHISPYENATHINHEPERVRKLLMHKRELRKLSNKANIAGFTLIPLALYFKGSTVKCKIGVCRGKKLFDKREDLRKRDAAREMARSHARNHRR, translated from the coding sequence ATGAGCGACGCTATCAAAAACATCACCCGTAACCGCAAGGCTTACCACGACTACTTTGTCGACGATGAGCTCGAGGCCGGTATGGTGCTGCTGGGCTCGGAGGTGAAGAGCCTGCGCCAGGGGAAGGTCAACCTGACCGACGCTTACGCGCGTTTTGATAAGGGTGAGCTCTATCTGGTCAACGCGCATATCAGCCCCTATGAGAACGCCACCCATATCAATCACGAGCCCGAGCGGGTGCGTAAGCTCCTGATGCATAAGCGTGAGCTGCGCAAACTTTCCAACAAAGCCAACATCGCCGGGTTTACGTTGATCCCGCTGGCGCTCTACTTCAAAGGCAGCACCGTTAAGTGCAAGATCGGGGTCTGCCGCGGGAAGAAGCTCTTTGATAAGCGTGAAGATCTGCGCAAGCGCGATGCGGCGCGCGAGATGGCGCGCAGTCATGCCAGAAACCATCGCCGCTAA
- a CDS encoding LysR family transcriptional regulator — protein sequence MFDWESVRYFLAAYETRSFTKAARLLSVEQSTVSRRIAEMERVLDVALFERTSQGLVPTEAAARISGDAEEMARRSRRIQDQAQDLRAQVGGLVRIATTEALAVFVLSRVLPGLSEHHPHLRFEILTGYPSVDLMRREADLALRFERPHRGEYAVQRVAQLPTAVLGLERWRHVAPDALPWIDVSMPGFSPSEEAWRKTHVGTPARWTTNSYLMQAELVRQGQGVALMTQSLSTIYPELVPLELDLPPGPVMDLYLVAPLSIRNLPRIDAVWRAIEGLDTLFSP from the coding sequence ATGTTTGATTGGGAGAGCGTGCGCTACTTTCTGGCGGCCTACGAGACGCGAAGTTTCACCAAAGCCGCACGGCTTCTTTCGGTAGAACAATCGACGGTCAGCCGACGCATCGCGGAGATGGAACGGGTCCTCGACGTCGCGCTCTTTGAGCGAACCTCCCAGGGGCTCGTCCCCACCGAAGCCGCCGCGCGCATCTCCGGAGACGCCGAAGAGATGGCCCGACGCTCCCGGCGAATTCAAGATCAGGCGCAGGACCTTCGCGCCCAGGTCGGCGGGCTGGTTCGCATCGCCACGACCGAGGCCCTGGCCGTCTTCGTGCTCTCGCGCGTCTTGCCCGGGCTCTCCGAACACCACCCTCACCTGCGCTTTGAGATCCTGACCGGATATCCCTCGGTGGATCTGATGCGCCGCGAGGCTGACCTGGCGCTGCGATTCGAGCGTCCGCACCGCGGTGAATACGCGGTGCAACGCGTCGCGCAGCTCCCTACGGCGGTGCTGGGTCTGGAGCGTTGGCGCCACGTCGCCCCCGATGCCCTCCCCTGGATTGACGTCAGCATGCCCGGATTCTCCCCCTCGGAAGAAGCCTGGCGAAAGACCCACGTCGGAACCCCGGCCCGCTGGACGACCAACAGCTACCTGATGCAGGCGGAGCTGGTCCGCCAGGGTCAGGGCGTGGCGCTGATGACACAATCCCTGAGCACCATCTATCCCGAGCTCGTGCCTCTGGAGCTGGATCTGCCCCCGGGGCCGGTGATGGACCTCTATCTGGTGGCGCCCCTGAGCATTCGCAACCTGCCCCGAATCGACGCGGTATGGAGGGCGATCGAGGGCCTTGATACGCTCTTCTCACCATGA
- a CDS encoding B-box zinc finger protein, giving the protein MTAPSRLCAHHPSAPAIARCTACDAEICGGCHGTDLRGFAVCRPCRQERMPALPEWEAGERRFTPSGFVLTAVQAMTSPRTFFPALITNPRWAPAAGFGLIAVMIGTLAQTLWRKAFSPHYPEMVELYATELEIAPRLAEWAMYASLPMGALTLYMLHTAMLYLTLRIFGVKQARWALVAKLTGYAMATYLLLLVPPLGTFELGHFLMVVWLFNLEVTAARQIFGMGFWRSMLAVLVPFMLLLSMTGGG; this is encoded by the coding sequence TTGACCGCACCTTCGCGCCTATGCGCGCATCATCCTTCGGCTCCGGCGATCGCGCGCTGCACAGCATGCGACGCCGAGATCTGCGGGGGCTGCCACGGCACGGACCTTCGGGGCTTTGCCGTGTGCCGCCCCTGCCGCCAGGAGCGCATGCCCGCGCTCCCGGAGTGGGAAGCCGGCGAGAGGCGCTTTACCCCCTCGGGCTTCGTGCTCACGGCCGTACAGGCCATGACCTCTCCGCGGACCTTCTTCCCGGCGCTCATCACCAACCCGCGCTGGGCCCCGGCAGCAGGCTTCGGGCTTATCGCGGTGATGATCGGCACGCTGGCCCAGACTCTCTGGCGCAAAGCCTTCTCCCCGCACTACCCGGAGATGGTCGAGCTCTACGCCACCGAGCTGGAAATCGCTCCGCGCCTTGCAGAATGGGCCATGTACGCCTCGCTTCCGATGGGGGCGCTCACCCTTTATATGCTGCATACGGCGATGCTCTACCTCACGCTGCGCATCTTCGGCGTGAAGCAGGCCCGCTGGGCGCTGGTCGCCAAGCTGACCGGCTACGCCATGGCCACCTACCTGCTCTTGCTCGTCCCGCCGCTGGGCACCTTCGAGCTCGGGCATTTTCTTATGGTGGTCTGGCTCTTTAACCTGGAGGTCACCGCCGCTCGCCAGATCTTCGGGATGGGCTTCTGGCGTTCCATGCTGGCGGTACTGGTCCCCTTTATGCTGCTGCTCTCGATGACGGGCGGTGGCTAA
- a CDS encoding tetratricopeptide repeat protein, producing the protein MRAGRWRQKVAVGLMMIGLGAGCEEEPRDHLIEGQRALASKDAELAEQHLEAALAAEPNLFEARRLMVDVEIMRGDYARAEAELNALWQARGFDRQQGLSTAERGARRLMADQYNKLYRAWASDIDRESHPEVFEEVALKALSSKSRDTSVNEMLRAFYRERADRFIDQGDKVSAARELEKIQRLRTFPDTRQEYLDQARRLRREAFFEDARSRFAAEIQPELEASGAYDAENERILLAIEQPVDRRLSPTSEESTIQARAMARQTLIPTLAQLAVSIGGLDAETVDIGAMNVPPGEVEQEQFRVGRYDMVAAFTLESLMEMAFEYAEEQRKEHGEPDAGTRGEPADAPGEDARESAP; encoded by the coding sequence ATGCGAGCTGGACGCTGGCGTCAGAAAGTGGCGGTGGGCCTGATGATGATCGGGCTTGGGGCCGGCTGCGAAGAAGAGCCGCGCGACCATCTGATCGAGGGGCAGCGGGCGTTGGCCTCGAAAGACGCGGAGCTTGCCGAGCAGCATCTGGAGGCAGCCCTGGCCGCCGAGCCCAACCTCTTTGAGGCGCGCCGGCTGATGGTCGATGTGGAGATCATGCGGGGGGATTACGCCCGCGCTGAGGCCGAGCTCAACGCACTGTGGCAGGCCCGTGGTTTTGATCGTCAGCAGGGGTTGAGCACTGCGGAACGGGGGGCGCGTCGGCTGATGGCCGATCAGTACAACAAGCTCTATCGGGCCTGGGCCAGCGACATCGATCGGGAGAGTCACCCGGAGGTTTTTGAAGAGGTGGCGCTCAAGGCCCTCTCATCAAAGAGCCGTGACACGAGCGTCAACGAGATGTTGCGGGCGTTTTACCGGGAGCGAGCCGACCGCTTTATCGACCAGGGGGATAAAGTTTCTGCGGCCCGTGAGCTGGAAAAGATCCAACGGCTGCGCACCTTTCCCGATACACGTCAGGAGTACCTCGACCAGGCGCGTCGGCTGCGGCGAGAGGCTTTCTTTGAGGATGCGCGGTCAAGGTTCGCCGCCGAGATTCAGCCCGAACTCGAGGCGAGTGGTGCGTATGATGCGGAGAATGAGCGGATCCTGTTGGCCATTGAACAACCCGTGGATCGGCGCCTGAGCCCAACGAGCGAAGAGTCGACGATCCAGGCCCGGGCGATGGCCCGTCAGACCCTGATTCCGACTCTGGCCCAGCTGGCGGTCTCCATTGGCGGCCTGGACGCGGAGACCGTGGATATCGGCGCGATGAACGTGCCTCCTGGCGAGGTTGAGCAGGAGCAGTTCCGGGTGGGACGCTACGATATGGTGGCGGCCTTTACCCTGGAGAGCTTGATGGAGATGGCGTTTGAGTATGCCGAAGAGCAGCGTAAGGAGCATGGCGAGCCCGACGCCGGGACGCGGGGCGAGCCCGCTGACGCTCCGGGTGAGGATGCGCGTGAATCGGCCCCCTGA
- a CDS encoding VWA domain-containing protein, whose amino-acid sequence MSFGLKRAQTWLATGGSMAVGLAVLFASPQVHAWNFDETCSPTEVTEVTVTRPGALFMLDRSGSMKWGTTYCYHNGSYGPHCAPSRWNVAKGAITQVLDAMTSSTAPDEVQFGIGYFPRTYIHHQVGEDRRNAIVYSMNNTAPDGGTPTDAAIDALRQSWSLNQTDFPAAGVLITDGAPNDRDDALESACDLRAAGKSMFVVGLGGGTDQPFNNKLAAAAGKGCCGSSANAACSNGIGTDPCVNSGVDKNTCFGAYQANDQTEFRNALLSIAAEIACTFPIDFSQYSSNSAPENPAAVLVRMNTASGQINIPHRDANGGQGWFYNSENREEVTLTQTYCDQVRTPGEVDSVETQLACDCQQPQGAECEVANAPFGVCPLGTWICDEGYDVCEPYAADNCPVPCFGFPEGLECHTDNEFPFTEGPNTLDGERNRCKIGVTVCNDDVPTCEPIYQAMPELCDGLDNDCDGEIDNLSTSWSKPEFSSLSLGGANSGAACMERDVCVCPGGTGEHTGAGANQSTEFQSFVSGWDPVCTCSEGIGF is encoded by the coding sequence ATGAGTTTCGGTCTCAAAAGAGCGCAAACGTGGTTGGCCACCGGCGGCAGCATGGCAGTAGGACTGGCTGTCTTGTTTGCGTCTCCTCAGGTTCATGCATGGAATTTCGATGAAACCTGCAGCCCTACAGAGGTCACCGAGGTCACGGTCACCCGGCCCGGGGCTCTTTTTATGCTCGATCGCTCCGGGTCGATGAAGTGGGGGACGACCTACTGTTATCATAATGGTAGCTATGGTCCTCACTGTGCCCCCTCGCGCTGGAATGTGGCCAAAGGGGCAATCACTCAGGTGCTGGATGCGATGACCTCGTCGACGGCGCCAGATGAGGTGCAGTTCGGCATCGGGTACTTCCCCCGAACCTACATCCATCACCAGGTAGGCGAAGATCGTCGCAACGCGATCGTGTATTCGATGAACAATACCGCGCCTGACGGCGGTACGCCGACCGATGCCGCCATCGACGCCCTCCGGCAGAGCTGGAGTTTGAATCAGACTGACTTTCCGGCGGCCGGGGTGCTGATCACCGATGGTGCTCCTAACGATCGGGACGACGCGTTGGAGTCCGCATGTGACCTGCGCGCTGCGGGCAAGTCCATGTTCGTGGTCGGCCTGGGGGGGGGGACCGACCAGCCCTTCAATAACAAGCTCGCGGCCGCCGCCGGCAAAGGCTGCTGTGGCTCGAGCGCGAACGCGGCCTGCTCGAATGGCATCGGGACTGATCCCTGTGTGAATAGCGGAGTCGATAAGAACACCTGTTTCGGCGCATACCAGGCCAACGACCAGACCGAGTTTCGAAACGCGCTCTTAAGCATCGCTGCGGAGATCGCCTGCACCTTCCCCATCGACTTCTCCCAGTACAGCAGCAACTCGGCGCCGGAGAATCCGGCGGCGGTTCTGGTGCGTATGAACACTGCTTCCGGACAGATCAACATTCCGCATCGCGATGCCAATGGCGGTCAGGGCTGGTTCTACAACTCGGAGAACCGCGAAGAAGTTACCCTGACACAGACCTACTGCGATCAGGTCCGCACCCCGGGTGAGGTCGACAGTGTGGAGACGCAGCTGGCCTGTGATTGTCAGCAGCCGCAGGGCGCGGAGTGTGAGGTCGCCAACGCGCCCTTCGGTGTCTGTCCGCTGGGCACCTGGATCTGCGACGAGGGTTACGATGTGTGTGAGCCCTATGCTGCGGATAACTGTCCGGTGCCCTGCTTCGGTTTCCCGGAAGGGCTGGAGTGTCACACCGATAACGAATTCCCCTTCACCGAAGGGCCCAACACGCTCGATGGGGAGCGCAACCGCTGCAAGATCGGTGTGACGGTCTGCAACGACGACGTGCCCACCTGTGAGCCGATTTATCAGGCGATGCCTGAGTTGTGCGACGGGCTGGACAACGATTGCGACGGGGAGATCGACAACCTCTCAACGAGCTGGAGCAAGCCTGAATTCTCCAGCCTCTCGTTAGGAGGCGCGAACTCTGGAGCGGCGTGCATGGAGCGCGATGTGTGTGTCTGCCCCGGCGGAACCGGGGAGCACACCGGGGCTGGTGCGAATCAGAGCACCGAGTTCCAGAGCTTTGTGAGCGGCTGGGATCCGGTCTGCACCTGCTCGGAGGGGATTGGCTTCTAA
- the rpsI gene encoding 30S ribosomal protein S9 encodes MAQAEQYHAIGRRKKASARVFLRPGAGKVTVNGQDADEYFARDTLMMILRQPLELTETLGKFDLFCTVQGGGKSGQAEAIKLGVARALLLVDGGMREPLKRGGFLTRDARVKERKKYGQKGARARFQFSKR; translated from the coding sequence ATGGCACAAGCGGAACAGTATCACGCGATCGGTCGTCGCAAGAAAGCCAGCGCGCGCGTCTTTTTGCGCCCCGGCGCCGGCAAAGTCACCGTCAATGGTCAGGACGCCGACGAGTATTTTGCTCGCGACACCCTGATGATGATCCTTCGTCAGCCCCTGGAGCTCACCGAGACTCTGGGTAAGTTTGACCTCTTCTGCACCGTCCAGGGCGGCGGCAAGAGCGGTCAGGCCGAAGCGATCAAACTCGGCGTTGCCCGCGCCCTGCTGCTGGTCGACGGCGGTATGCGCGAGCCCCTCAAGCGCGGTGGTTTCCTCACCCGCGACGCCCGCGTCAAAGAGCGTAAGAAGTACGGCCAGAAGGGCGCTCGTGCGCGCTTCCAGTTCTCCAAGCGCTAA
- the grpE gene encoding nucleotide exchange factor GrpE: MRLHLRDLMRRGSAFTQNVLDALVQEVEELRARVKRYEQTQTELQDALRQERLEKRALEQRLRQEHRESERLREELHSQRPRDAAEPSPPPPVDHERAALEKQIALLIAESKALQERIGEASEQASQQERVRLLRGLGELMDSLGRAIQHSEGPMREGLLGIEAQFVRFLRDEGVELLGKVGEPLNPWLHQAVDVRESEALSRGQIVEVVRPGFRLSDGTVLRHAEVVVAS; this comes from the coding sequence ATGCGACTTCATCTCCGAGACCTGATGCGCCGCGGCAGCGCCTTCACCCAGAACGTCCTCGACGCCCTGGTTCAGGAGGTCGAAGAGCTTCGAGCCCGCGTCAAACGCTACGAACAGACGCAGACCGAGCTTCAGGATGCGCTGCGCCAGGAGCGCCTCGAAAAGCGCGCCCTGGAGCAACGCCTTCGCCAGGAGCACCGTGAGAGCGAGCGGCTGCGCGAAGAACTCCACAGCCAGCGCCCCCGCGATGCCGCGGAGCCCTCCCCGCCGCCCCCGGTCGACCACGAGCGCGCCGCCCTCGAGAAGCAAATTGCCCTCTTGATCGCCGAGTCCAAAGCGCTCCAGGAGCGCATCGGCGAAGCCTCCGAGCAGGCCAGCCAGCAGGAGCGCGTGCGCCTGCTCCGCGGCCTTGGCGAGTTGATGGACTCGCTGGGGCGCGCCATTCAGCACAGCGAAGGCCCCATGCGCGAGGGCCTTCTGGGCATCGAGGCCCAATTTGTGCGCTTTCTACGCGACGAGGGCGTCGAACTCCTGGGCAAGGTCGGCGAGCCTTTAAACCCCTGGCTGCACCAGGCGGTGGATGTACGGGAGAGCGAGGCGTTGTCCCGGGGCCAGATCGTGGAGGTGGTCCGCCCGGGCTTTCGCCTCAGCGACGGCACCGTGCTTCGCCACGCCGAGGTGGTGGTCGCCTCCTGA
- the rplM gene encoding 50S ribosomal protein L13, translated as MKTFSAKESEVNRQWFVVDLEGETVGRAAAKIATILRGKHKPTYTPHVDCGDFVVCVNADKIAFTGKKLTDKVYNRHSGYPGGLKSITAGDLLDKKPQNVITYAVQGMLPKTKLGREMIKKLKVYAGAEHPHQAQQPQALEL; from the coding sequence ATGAAAACCTTCAGCGCCAAAGAATCGGAAGTTAACCGTCAGTGGTTTGTCGTCGACCTGGAAGGGGAGACGGTAGGCCGGGCGGCTGCCAAGATCGCCACGATCTTGCGCGGCAAGCACAAGCCCACCTACACCCCGCATGTCGATTGCGGTGATTTCGTCGTCTGCGTCAATGCCGACAAGATCGCCTTCACCGGCAAGAAGCTCACCGACAAGGTCTACAACCGTCACTCGGGTTACCCGGGTGGTCTTAAGTCGATCACCGCCGGCGACCTTCTGGACAAGAAGCCGCAAAACGTCATCACCTACGCGGTCCAGGGCATGCTTCCCAAGACGAAGCTTGGCCGCGAGATGATCAAGAAGTTGAAAGTCTACGCCGGCGCCGAGCACCCGCACCAGGCTCAGCAGCCCCAGGCGCTCGAACTTTAA